The following proteins are encoded in a genomic region of Oncorhynchus masou masou isolate Uvic2021 chromosome 32, UVic_Omas_1.1, whole genome shotgun sequence:
- the dnajc5gb gene encoding dnaJ (Hsp40) homolog, subfamily C, member 5 gamma b gives MAEPNQRLQRKMSTAGDGLYKVLGLEKGASQDEIKKAYRKLALRHHPDKNPDNPEAAEKFKEINNANSILNDDTKRKVYDEYGSMGLYVAEQFGDESVKYYFLMHKCWFKTLMVFCGIFTCCCCCCFCCFCCGKCKPPGNEEHAYVDPEDLEAQIRAEQDRGDHQPVVVQPHSAAVEKAESDHDQSASNHSDPIFTTTDQ, from the exons ATGGCGGAGCCAAACCAAAGGCTTCAACGTAAGATGTCCACTGCAGGAGACGGTCTATACAAGGTCCTCGGACTGGAGAAGGGGGCGTCGCAAGACGAAATAAAGAAGGCATACAG GAAACTAGCGCTGAGGCATCACCCTGACAAGAACCCAGACAACCCCGAGGCAGCTGAGAAGTTTAAGGAAATCAACAATGCCAACTCCATCCTCAACGACGATACCAAGAGGAAGGTCTATGACGAGTACGGTTCCATGGGCCTCTATGTGGCCGAGCAGTTTGGAGACGAGAGCGTTAAATACTACTTCCTCATGCACAAGTGCTGGTTCAAG ACCCTGATGGTGTTCTGTGGGATCTTcacctgctgttgctgctgctgtttctGCTGCTTCTGCTGTGGGAAGTGCAAACCACCGGGGAACGAGGAGCACGCATACGTAGACCCAGAGGACCTTGAGGCCCAGATCAGAGCTGAGCAGGACAGGG GTGATCATCAACCCGTTGTGGTCCAACCTCATTCTGCTGCTGTTGAGAAGGCAGAGTCTGACCACGACCAGTCTGCATCCAACCACTCTGACCCTATATTCACCACAACGGACCAGTAA
- the LOC135526919 gene encoding proton-coupled zinc antiporter SLC30A2-like, producing the protein MVGEVIGGYAAHSLAIMTDAAHLLTDFGSIMVSLFSLWVSSRPPTKTMNFGWHRSEILGACLSVLSIWAVTGVLVFIAVQRILNDDFEIHSQIMLITSGCAVGVNVLMALILHQSSHSHGPSDHRPHDNTVNLSHGHSHGLPGGHGNTSVRAAFIHAVGDLLQSLGVLLAATIIHFWPQYKIADPICTFMFSVFVLGTTVTILKDVFRILMEGVPKGIDFNTVREMLLSLRGVKTTHNLHMWALTLSQSQLSVHVAIEEDASPQQVLMDATKLLQSEFGFSSITIQVEQYAEEMIYCMQCQDPTD; encoded by the exons ATGGTTGGAGAGGTGATCG GTGGCTACGCGGCACACAGTCTGGCCATCATGACCGACGCAGCTCATCTCCTCACAGACTTCGGTAGCATCATGGTCAGCCTcttctctctatgggtctcctcCAGACCTCCCACCAAAACCATGAACTTTGGCTGGCATCGCTCAG AAATCCTGGGTGCCTGTTTGTCAGTGCTGTCCATCTGGGCTGTGACAGGAGTGCTGGTGTTCATCGCCGTCCAGAGGATCCTTAACGATGACTTTGAGATCCACAGCCAGATCATGCTCATTACCTCAGGCTGTGCTGTGGGGGTCAATGTCTT aatGGCCCTAATCCTCCATCAGTCCAGTCACAGCCACGGTCCCTCCGACCACCGACCCCATGACAATACAGTCAACCTGTCACACGGCCACTCTCACGGACTCCCTGGTGGCCACGGCAACACCAGCGTGAGAGCGGCTTTTATCCATGCAGTAGGGGATCTGTTGCAGAGTCTGGGGGTACTGCTGGCTGCTACCATTATACACTTCTGG CCTCAGTATAAAATAGCAGATCCGATTTGTACCTTCATGTTCTCTGTATTTGTGCTGGGAACAACTGTCACTATCCTGAAGGACGTCTTCAGGATACTCATGGAAG GGGTTCCTAAAGGTATCGACTTCAATACTGTGAGAGAAATGCTGCTGTCGCTGAGAGGAGTCAAGACCACACACAACCTCCACATGTGGGCCCTCACCTTGAgccagtcacagctctctgtacaCGTGGCCATAG AGGAAGATGCCAGTCCCCAACAAGTACTCATGGATGCTACCAAGCTGCTCCAGTCAGAGTTTGGTTTCTCCAGCATCACCATCCAGGTAGAACAGTATGCAGAGGAGATGATCTATTGCATGCAGTGCCAGGACCCCACGGACTGA